GATCGCCTCCCCGCTGGTGATGTATGCTTCCAGCGGCATCCCATTCATCACGCCCGCCTGTCCGAAGACCTGGGGCACCACCGGCGTCCGGTCGGCAGGCTCCAGGCGGACGGCCGCCAGGACACGCTCCATGGCGTTCACGACACCGCCCCCTCGTCCAGTTTTTCCAGATAGGCCGCCCCTTCAAAGACCGACTGGGCCACATAGTCCACGTCCAGCTGCTCCGGTGTGAGCTGTTTCAGCGCCGCCCCGCCGGCAAGAACCCAGGTACCGGCAAGCGCGCTGTCCCGCTCCACCAGAGCCGGGCGAACGGCGCGCACCTGGGGGATAATCGTGGAGATCAGGCCGCTGATACCCACCGCCAGCGGACGGTGCTCCGCCACCGCCGCCACCAGCCGGTCCATCGGGCAGTCCTTTCCGCAATCCACCACCGTAAACCCCTTGGCGGTGAGGACCATACGGAGGATATTCTTGCCCAGGTCGTGGACATCGCCCTCCAGCGAAGCCAGCACAACACTCCGATTCCGCCAGGCGGCGGGCGCCGCCTCGTCGGGGTAGAGCGCCTTCATCACCGCCATCATCGCCCTGCCGGCGAGCATGATCTCCAGCAGGTTGAACTGTTCCAGCGTGCACTTGGCATCCAGCCGCTCCATGGCGGTTTCGATTCCCTCGACGATAATGCTCCGGTATGAAAAGCCGTCGGCGAGCAGAGCCTCCGCAGAGGCTACGGAGGCCGCCGCGTCTCCCTCCAGCAGCCGTTCCACCAGCTCTTGCGTTCTGTCCCCTCCGTCTGCCATGTCCTCGTCGCCCGCCTCTCTTCGGACAGCCATAGGTCACCGTCGCCCATGGAAACATTTTCTCCACATCTTTACTGCAAATAGCTAAAGCATTTGATGTTCTCATTCTACGCAAAGAGGTAAGGCAGTGCAAACCGCCATCCGCCGGAGGGAGGGGCTTTCCTGAAAATGTTACACCTTCGTTATCCGCCCTGCCTCACAGACAGGGCGGTACCAGGCACAAGACCCCCATAAGCCGCCCTGGAGGGCTCCGTGGCAAACAGACCGCCGCAACCTGTCGTCACAACAAGCCTGGGGACCGGCAATGCCGACGGCGTCCTCCTTCGGATTTCCCCGATCCTCTTCAGGAGCGCAATGGGATTTTCGGAAAACTATGGTAGCAATGTGAACATTATGGTAGAATACGCAAGGCCACATGTGAACACTGTAACTATACCTGAGAGGAGCGGATTTGGAGGATGGAAGTCAAAGTGGACGGCATCAAGTCGAGCTACGACGCAGTCATTGTCGGTAAGAGCGCCGGGGGGCTCACGGCAGCCACGGCAGCCAAGAGGATCTACCCGGAAAAGGAGATCCTGGTGATCGACAAC
The Synergistales bacterium DNA segment above includes these coding regions:
- a CDS encoding cobalamin-dependent protein (Presence of a B(12) (cobalamin)-binding domain implies dependence on cobalamin itself, in one of its several forms, or in some unusual lineages, dependence on a cobalamin-like analog.); translation: MAVRREAGDEDMADGGDRTQELVERLLEGDAAASVASAEALLADGFSYRSIIVEGIETAMERLDAKCTLEQFNLLEIMLAGRAMMAVMKALYPDEAAPAAWRNRSVVLASLEGDVHDLGKNILRMVLTAKGFTVVDCGKDCPMDRLVAAVAEHRPLAVGISGLISTIIPQVRAVRPALVERDSALAGTWVLAGGAALKQLTPEQLDVDYVAQSVFEGAAYLEKLDEGAVS